In Acaryochloris marina S15, the genomic window AACCCTAGATTATCGTCTTGAGACAGTATGGTCTCGCAAATGACACTCATCCGTTTTCGCTCGGATGTAAAAGGGATTTCGGCTAAGCGGGGAAAAGCATTTTGCAATTCAATCGGCCCCAGACCCGCTTTACTTGCAAGAACCAAGAGTGCTCCTTCAGTTGGGTCACCCATAATAGCCCATTTACCATTCTCCTTTTGCAGCGCCGCATCATTACATAGAGAGCTAGCCATCAGCAGCATTTCTAGCTCAGGATATTGTGCAGATAATACGGCTTGCCCCTGATTAATGAATTCGCCGATAGGCTCATACCCTATGCCACTAACTTCAAAGTCGTCTAGAGCCAGCTGAATCTGCTGGGCCACCATTTTGTTCTGAGTGAGAGTCCCCGTTTTATCCGAGCAGATAGTGGTGACAGATCCAAGCGTCTCCACAGCAGGGAGTTTCCGAATTAGGGCTTGGCGACGGACCATGCGCTGGGTTCCGAGTGCCAGCGTTACTGTAATTACGGCAGGTAGACCCTCTGGAACTACTGCCACTGCCATGCTCAGTGAAACCTCCAGTAGATCATCAACTAAGCTAAAGTTTCCCTCCCGCAAGATACCACCTAGGACGATGAATCCCACTAGCACCATAGATCCAGTAACCAAGACATTCCCCAACTGCCCCATGCGTTGCTGTAAGGGGGTCGGCTCAGTTTCCACGGATTGCAGCATTGCCGCAATCCGCCCTAGTTCTGTGCCCATGCCTGTAGCAGTAACAATTGCAGTCCCTCGCCCTTGAATCACCTCTGTCCCTCGAAAGACGAGATTATGACGATCTCCTAGAGCTGTATCTTCCGGCAAAGTCAAGTTAGTCTGCTTGGTCACGGCCTCTGCTTCACCCGTCAAGGCCGATTCACGGATTGAAAGGCTAGCCGTACTCAATAACCGACCATCAGCAGGTACCTGTACTCCTGCTCCTAGGAAAATGATATCCCCAGGTACTAACTCTTTGGAATCTACTTCCATCTCCTGGCCTTGGCGAACTACCCGAACCCGAGCTGAAGTCATAGATTTTAGGGCAGCCAGAGCCTGCTCCGCCCGACTTTCCTGCACAAAGCCTAGCCAACCGTTGAGCAGCACAATGGCTGAGATCGCGACGGCATCCTTAGGAAATTGACGATCCTGTAGATCCAACACAGCTGAAACTATGGCGACAGCGATCAACATCAATAACATGATGTTTTTGAATTGATCGATCAAGATATCCCAAGTTGAGCGACCTGCAGCTTCTTGTAACTCATTGTGGCCATACTGTTGTTGTCGATATATGACTTGATCTAGGGTGAGACCTTGGAGTTGATCGCTCTCTAAGTTGTGCAGAATAGATTTGACATCAAGGGTATGCCAAGTTGATGTTGGTGGTTGCTCTAATTTCTGCAGTGGGGTTGAGGAGACTATAGTCACAATGCTTTCCTCAGGCAAAAGTAGCCTTAGTGATTCTCGAAGTAATGATTAATTTGAATGTCAGCTCACAAAATAGTCAGCAATATCAGGATTACTCTTTTGCAGGCGATCAATCGCATCTTTTAGGAGTTGGCGCACCCGTTCACGACTAATGTCCATTTGACGACCGACTTCAGCCAAGGAACGCTCATTGCCATCCAACAAACCATATCGAAGTGTTATGGCCTCTCGCTGTTGGATTGTTAGGATTGCCAATAAAAAATGGATAATACTGGGTAGGGTTTGCTGATTAACAAATTCTTCTGGCAATGGATCTTCGGATTCAATAAACTCAGCAAGGGAACAATCTTGGTCTTCACCCACTTTTATATCTAATGACAGAGTATGGAATGAGAGACGAAGATATTCTCTCACTTTTTCAGGGGCAAGGGAGAGGGCTTGAGCAATTTCTTCTGTCGTTGGAATACGGCCTAAAGATTGTGATAATTCCCGCCGCGTTTTCTTAATCTTATTGAAGTGTTCGGTTAAATAAATGGGTAGCCTGATTGTGCGGCCCTGATCTGCGATCGCGCGGGTAATCCCTTGCCGAATCCACCAGTAGGCATAAGTCGAGAAGCGATAGCCTCGCTTTGGATCATATTTTTCCGCTGCTCTGCCTAGACCCAAGGTTCCCTCCTGAATCAGATCCAGGAGCTCTAAATTACGGTCATTGTATTTTTTGGCAATGACAACAACAAGACGTAAGTTGGCTGTAATCATTTTCTGTTTGGCCTTACGACCCTGCTCAAGCTGCGATTCTAGTACTGTTGACTCCAAATGAGCAGCTTGTGCCCAAGTTTGAATTGAAGGCTCAATCCCAGCTTCATTAGTCAACTGGTCCCTCAGATCCAACAACGCCATCATCGTTTGAACTTCTCTGCCCAATTGCAATTCTTGGTCTGGAGTTAATAGAGGGTATCGGCCAATGTCACGAAGGTATTGGCGAACATTATCTACTGAGTTGTTACGCTTGCTAGCCCGATACTGAGTTAAGGGGTGAGTGACTGGTGTCATGATTGTCATCTCTCTGACTTGAAATAGAGTTTGATTGCTCTGTTCCTAGAAAAATTAAGGCTTTTAGTGATGTGAGAAGGGAATCTCCCTTGTGGTAGTGAAGAATGTTCTCTGCCAAAATATCTAAATAGACTCGAATGTTGGCAATTAATGCTTACTTAGAAAATTACAAGTACTGAATGCTATATGAGGAGTGAAGTTCCTTTCAAAATGAGAATATATACAATACATCTATTGAATAAGAACTTGTCCGAGACAGAATCGACCTCAAGACCAAAAATATAGATTTGACTCAGCCAAATGGACTAGTCCGCTTGGCAGTTGACTATAATCACTGGGGACAGGTTTGACGGGTATCAAAAAAAATGACCGTTAACTCAAAGAACATCAGCGTTTAAAGATGATTTTGAGAAACACTTTAGGGCGTTCTCCACGCCTAAGTTCTGGTCCTGATCGATTGTTGATACGATTCTTATCAACTTGCCATTTTTTAGCTAGAACTGTTTTAATGGCCTGGAATCGATTAACATTCATCACTGAACTTTCCAAGCTTTCCGCTCTAGCTACGATATCTACACTCAACTCAGGTTGCTGTTGTAGAATTTGGCCGACCTGATTCAGTTTCTGTTGATTCTCAGAGGAGAGGGTGGAAAGATCAAAGTCAAAGGTCAGCTGGTCAGGAGACGTAGGCACTCGCTCTAAAACTATCTGAGCTGTGGGTGTACTTAGACGATTTCGTAAATCTTCTCTTAGTAAAGTTTGGGCATCTCGATCAATATCCCGATCACTGAGATAGAAAATTTTAAGGGTGAGGGGAATTATGGCACTGGTGCTAGCTTCATGTCGTAAGAGCTGGGCAGGCGTTGGTAGAACCAATTCCCCTAATGCAGTATTCACGGTTTGTAGAAACTTTACTTGAGTCTGAGGAACCGTCAATGGTGGAGGAGTGCTTGGAGCTATAGGTTCCGGCAACACCTGATCGCCAGATAATTGCGCTAACAGCTTATTCGATGCAGTCAGAATTTCGATCAGCTGGATATCCAAGGACTCCACTGAACGCCCTAACTGGCGAGCTAAGGTTTCTCTGAAAGTTTGGCGTTCACCGAAAGTATAGGGGTCACTAGTGAATACGGTCAGTTGCAACGTCAGTTTGTCATCGGTCGCGGCAGTTATTAACTGGCTTATATAGGATCGGGGTTCTCCTGATGAGGATTTGGCAAACTCTTTTTGCCAAATTGTTGTGGTCAGGCTTTTCAGTCGATTATCTTCCTGTTTTTGAGCTAACTCTGCCTGTAATCGTAGAAAGGCTTGATTGAGGGGAATTAATAAGAGGACGATCGGGAGTAACATGACTACTAACCGACTAGGCAAACTGCCAATTTTTTGCAACCGACTAGTTAACGGCAAGCGAGCTAAAAAGGTCTGGACCCATTGGCTTTCGGGATCTTGAGCATGCCATGAACGAACCTGAGTTTTTACCTCTGGTATGCCTATATTAAGAGCCAGAAACACCAACATGGACATAAAAGTAATTGCCGCTAAGTTGGTGAGAAACAACAATCCACCTCCTCGGGCAACTTGAAAACCGCTTGTAACAGTAATGTCAGGACTTAATCCAATGCCAATGCCATAACCGACAACACAGAGGGGTGGCATGAGTGCCACTGCGATCGCAACACCTGGAATTGACGTAACAACTCCTTTCGGTTCTTTAGCTGTGGCAATCGATCCCAATGCTCCAGAAAATAACGCAATAAATAAATCTAAGGCATTGGGCTGGGTACGAGCCGCAATCTCAGATGTGAGTTCTTTAAAGGGGATGATGGTAATTATGATTACAGCAAAAGCAATAGCAACCGTACAGCTCACCGCCAAATTGACAATGGCCCTTGTCCCTAAAATTAAATCGCCAACCGCGAAAGCCAAACCATTGGCTAGAATGGCACCCATCAGTGGCGAAATCAGCATGGCACCAATAATCACTGCTGGACTATTGAGGACCAAGCCGAAAGTAGCAATGCCTGCTGAAAACAGTACCTGTAACCAATAACTGAGATCTCCCAAACTCACTGAATCGAGAAGGCTGTGATAAATTTCTGCTTTGCGGCGAGGACTGATCTCTAGATGATCAGCCAGCCAATTGCGAAGATGTACTGCCATTAAACTGATTCGCCCTTTCTTACAGGAAAGCTAGGATGAACATAAGCTCGATTTAGTGATCAGCTAGCGAGAAAGTCCTGCATGCCTTCCTTATGCTTTTGCAGATTTTTAATCGCTTGCTGCTGTATCTGGCGCACTCGCTCTCTACTCACACCCATCCGTCGACCAATGGCCGCGAGCGTATGTACCTGTCCGTCAATCAAGCCATATCGAAGAATTAGAACGTCTCGCTGTTGGTTGGGAAGTGAATCCAATAATTGATTGATAGATTGATAAAACAATTGCTGTGTAACTAATTGTTCAGGTTGCGGCCCCTCAGATTCTATAAAATCACCCACTGTCTGGTCCTGATCATCACCCACTCTGTGATCGAGGGAAAGCGTATGTTGAGCGATACGCAAAGACTCTAGAACTTCCTCGACGCCAATTGATAACTCTTTCCCAATCTCTGCCGGTGTTGGACTTCGGCCTAAGGATTGAGAAAGTTGTCGCTGAGCGCGCTTGATCTTATTAAGCTTTTCAAAACAATGGACGGGGAGGCGAACAGTACGACCTTGTTCCGCAATTGCGCGAGTAATTCCTTGCCGAATCCACCAATAGGCATAGGTCGAAAATCGATACCCCCGTTGAGGGTCAAACTTTTCAACAGCTCTTGCCAGTCCCAACGTTCCCTCTTGTATGAGATCGAGAAACTCCAGATTACGGTCTTGGTATTTCTTGGCTATGACAACGACCAAGCGTAGATTGGCAGTGATCATTCTCTGTTTGGCCTGTTGCCCCTGTGCCAGTTGTTCCTCAAGTAAGCTTATTTCGCACTGAGCTTCCTCAGCCCATATTTGCAAAGAAGGGGCCACTCCAAGGCTTTGAGTCAGCTGTTCTTTGAGAGCTTGTAGTGACACCATAATCTGAACTTGTCTGCTCAATTGTAATTCTTGGGCATGAGTGAGTAAGGGCACCCGTCCAATTTCCCGCAAGTAAAGACGCACATTGTCGGTAACTATTTTCTGTTTTCCAACTCCAGATTGGTTATGTTTGGAGCGTTTGATGAGTTCTGTCATGAAGTCTTCTCTCTAACATGGAATGAAGTTTTGGGAATTTGGACAACAGAGAAAGATAATCGGCTGTGCCTTATCACAAAGCTGAAAAATTACATAACACATCAAAAAATGACTAGCCCAATTTAAAGCTATGCCTCTATTCATCAGATCCTTATCCTGTCGTTTGAAGACATGGGATGTAAGAATCTAGCGATCTGTTCATCTCGTTCCCTATAGCGATGTCGGGCAAAAGATGAGTGATGCTTCTATTGAGACTCAGACTGCCATGATGATTGGACGTTGATGGAGGGGGAATCGTTCTTTCAATGTCATCTTGATGAATGAGCCAAAGCCGTCCTTCTTGATATGCTGTTGGCAGCATCTTTTGTAAAACTTTGCAGGAATTATCATCTTCGTTGTGCAACCAGAGGTAATCCAAAACCTTCCCAGTTTTGGCATTGAAACGATAATCAACCAGATGTCCCACATTCTTCCCAGAACAGTCTCGGATTGGATCGCCAAGTTGATAGTCCACTGAAAGTGTAGGTTGAACTACAAATAAAGAATCATCAGAAACGGTCACCCAAATCCCTATTTCGTCAACAGCTTCCACATCTTCCCAAGGAAGAGATTGCAAGGTTTTATCCCAGTGCCATGAGCGATAAGTAAGTCCAAATACTTGGTGTTGATCTTTATCAAGCCAAATTTGTTCTACCCGGCCTAGAACTTTGCCGGTTTCAGCATCTAAGACCGAGTAGTTTAGAAGGGATTTGAAAAATACAACTTGGATAGAAGACAAAACCATAGTTCTCCTCCATTAGGAGCAAATAAAGCAGAATAATCTAATAGAAGAATTTTTCGACTCGATTGATCTAATTATTAAGAGGTAGATCGATGGCTATAGACTAGGATGGCTTGACAAGAAATACGGATCAATAGAGTAATCGAAACCCATTCAGCAATGACCAAACACAGCAAACCAATTGCTAAAAACCAAAGACTCATGATCCTTAGAAGGTTAAAACCCACCGGAGGTTGAATATAATCGGCCTATGTCTAATAAAGACGTTGGAAGATGTGATTTGAGAGAACTTCAAGATCGGTTGTAATAATGCAGTATTCCTATTTAATTTCAAAGCTTGTTTAAACACATCCATCCTATGTCTTTAAATCAAGATTGCAACTCATCCATTTGGACTAGTCCGCAAGGGTAGTCGTACAGTCATATTCGTTCCTTGATCCACTGCACTACTAACTTCAATATGTCCGTTGTGGAGTTCTACACATTGTTTGACAATTGCAAGTCCTAGACCGCTTCCCGGTAATCGTCCAACATTGGCTGCTCGATAAAATGGTTCAAATAGATGTTGTTGATCCTCCCAGGGAATCCCAATCCCTGAATCTTGGACTTGAAATTCAATCTGGCTTTCAAGGTAGGCAAGTCGTAACTGGACCTCATCCCCATCAGGTGAGTACTTGATCGCATTCGTCAGTAAGTTTCCCAAAATGTATCGTAATAATTTTTGATCTATGACTAGAGACTGCGATGTATCACAGGCATTTTTTACCTCAAATTCAAGGCGACAAGACTGAGTCGAACTGTATTTAACTTCCTCAATCAAGCGACGGCAAAATAGCTCTAAGTCTAGAGCTTCGGGTTCATAGGTGAGCTTACCTACCCCCACTCGACCCATCACTAACACATCATCCACTAATGAAGTTAGTCGCTTCAAAGAGTCTCGTATATGTTGGAAAAAATCCTGCGTTTTCTCTGTTGAGAGAGTGTTGCCCCGACCTTCCAGTAACTGGATATATCCAGAAATAGCGCCCAAGGGATTACGAAATTCATGGGACACCATAGAAACAAACTGTGATTTAAGCCGATTTAGCTCTTGTAGCTCTTCATTGGCTTGCCGCAATTGAGCATTGGCCTGTTGTAGCTCTATAGAGAACTGTCGAGTCCGTAAAAGAGTCTCCACTCGTACTTGGAGTGCGGCGATCTCAATAGGAGCAGTGACAATTTCTTCAATTACCTGCCAATACTGAGGTTTAATCGTGCTAACTTTTCCTTGGCCTACTATCAGCAGCACAGGTAAAAGTACGGGTTGTTGGGCTGATCTGAAATCCGCAATGGGTTGCCAAAGTTGTTCGAGCATTTGACCATCAACAATACATAGATCAAAGAACTCTTGCAGTAATTCATGGGACGAGTGCTTCTCTTCAGATGATACCGAGATAACTTCATGCCGTTCAGATAACTTCTCTGAGACGAATTTACTATTGGCAGATCTAGCAAATAACAATAAGATTCGAGCCATTGATTTACTGGGAAGATGTCCTAGATGATTTATTGGTTACTAAGGAATAGAGTGATAGACCTCTCAATCGTTATACTTCTCTAGTGCCATCATCTCGCAAATACACATTTTGAGTAGTCCTGTGACCAAAAGTTCTAAGAAGAAACAGACTAGTAAAACGCGGTTATCAACAGGGATATCTGGCCTAGATGAAATTCTCAATGGTGGACTCATAGCTAATCGGGCTTATTTAGTGCGCGGGGGGCCAGGGACAGGTAAAACGACTTTAGGACTGCACTACTTAACCCACCAGCTGCCCAAGGGGAAATCATCCCTGCTCATCTGTTTTGGTGAACCGGGTCACCAAATCCTAGAAACTGGATCTGACATGGACTTAGATCTAGAGTCCGTCAGTTGTCTGGATCTCAGTCCTGACTCAGCTTTTTTTACGGAGTCACAAACCTACGATTTTTTTAGCCCTGCTGAAGTGGAAAAAGATCCGATCACCCAGAAAATTGTGGATCAAGTGACGAAGTTGAAGCCAGA contains:
- a CDS encoding cation-translocating P-type ATPase translates to MTIVSSTPLQKLEQPPTSTWHTLDVKSILHNLESDQLQGLTLDQVIYRQQQYGHNELQEAAGRSTWDILIDQFKNIMLLMLIAVAIVSAVLDLQDRQFPKDAVAISAIVLLNGWLGFVQESRAEQALAALKSMTSARVRVVRQGQEMEVDSKELVPGDIIFLGAGVQVPADGRLLSTASLSIRESALTGEAEAVTKQTNLTLPEDTALGDRHNLVFRGTEVIQGRGTAIVTATGMGTELGRIAAMLQSVETEPTPLQQRMGQLGNVLVTGSMVLVGFIVLGGILREGNFSLVDDLLEVSLSMAVAVVPEGLPAVITVTLALGTQRMVRRQALIRKLPAVETLGSVTTICSDKTGTLTQNKMVAQQIQLALDDFEVSGIGYEPIGEFINQGQAVLSAQYPELEMLLMASSLCNDAALQKENGKWAIMGDPTEGALLVLASKAGLGPIELQNAFPRLAEIPFTSERKRMSVICETILSQDDNLGFTQPYSLFMKGSPELVLQQCRQVQLKASAQGMTATQRERILTQNNTMASKGLRVLGIAYKALSAPPDPATLDHVEQDLIWLGLVGILDAARPEAKAAVARCRRAGIRPVMITGDHQLTAMAIAQDIGIAQPGDEVLSGQELAQLSPQELEYQVERVSVYARVAPEHKLQIVQALQRRHAFVAMTGDGVNDAPALKQADIGIAMGITGTDVSKEASDMILLDDNFATIVAATEEGRVIYSNIRRFIKYILGSNIGEVITIASAPLLGLGGVPLSPLQILWMNLVTDGLPALALAMEPAEAGVMQRPPHNPRESIFARGLGWYMVRIGLMLSILTISLMIWAYSYTQAPGYPGDPNTWKTMVFTTLCLAQMGHAIAVRSDTQLTFQLNPLSNPFLLGAVTITTLLQLLVLYVPFLQTFFDVHPLSGLELLICLGFSTLMFVWIELEKVVSRWWHHRRLSNIH
- a CDS encoding RNA polymerase sigma factor, RpoD/SigA family; this translates as MTPVTHPLTQYRASKRNNSVDNVRQYLRDIGRYPLLTPDQELQLGREVQTMMALLDLRDQLTNEAGIEPSIQTWAQAAHLESTVLESQLEQGRKAKQKMITANLRLVVVIAKKYNDRNLELLDLIQEGTLGLGRAAEKYDPKRGYRFSTYAYWWIRQGITRAIADQGRTIRLPIYLTEHFNKIKKTRRELSQSLGRIPTTEEIAQALSLAPEKVREYLRLSFHTLSLDIKVGEDQDCSLAEFIESEDPLPEEFVNQQTLPSIIHFLLAILTIQQREAITLRYGLLDGNERSLAEVGRQMDISRERVRQLLKDAIDRLQKSNPDIADYFVS
- a CDS encoding DUF389 domain-containing protein codes for the protein MAVHLRNWLADHLEISPRRKAEIYHSLLDSVSLGDLSYWLQVLFSAGIATFGLVLNSPAVIIGAMLISPLMGAILANGLAFAVGDLILGTRAIVNLAVSCTVAIAFAVIIITIIPFKELTSEIAARTQPNALDLFIALFSGALGSIATAKEPKGVVTSIPGVAIAVALMPPLCVVGYGIGIGLSPDITVTSGFQVARGGGLLFLTNLAAITFMSMLVFLALNIGIPEVKTQVRSWHAQDPESQWVQTFLARLPLTSRLQKIGSLPSRLVVMLLPIVLLLIPLNQAFLRLQAELAQKQEDNRLKSLTTTIWQKEFAKSSSGEPRSYISQLITAATDDKLTLQLTVFTSDPYTFGERQTFRETLARQLGRSVESLDIQLIEILTASNKLLAQLSGDQVLPEPIAPSTPPPLTVPQTQVKFLQTVNTALGELVLPTPAQLLRHEASTSAIIPLTLKIFYLSDRDIDRDAQTLLREDLRNRLSTPTAQIVLERVPTSPDQLTFDFDLSTLSSENQQKLNQVGQILQQQPELSVDIVARAESLESSVMNVNRFQAIKTVLAKKWQVDKNRINNRSGPELRRGERPKVFLKIIFKR
- a CDS encoding RNA polymerase sigma factor, RpoD/SigA family, whose product is MTELIKRSKHNQSGVGKQKIVTDNVRLYLREIGRVPLLTHAQELQLSRQVQIMVSLQALKEQLTQSLGVAPSLQIWAEEAQCEISLLEEQLAQGQQAKQRMITANLRLVVVIAKKYQDRNLEFLDLIQEGTLGLARAVEKFDPQRGYRFSTYAYWWIRQGITRAIAEQGRTVRLPVHCFEKLNKIKRAQRQLSQSLGRSPTPAEIGKELSIGVEEVLESLRIAQHTLSLDHRVGDDQDQTVGDFIESEGPQPEQLVTQQLFYQSINQLLDSLPNQQRDVLILRYGLIDGQVHTLAAIGRRMGVSRERVRQIQQQAIKNLQKHKEGMQDFLAS
- a CDS encoding PRC-barrel domain-containing protein, coding for MVLSSIQVVFFKSLLNYSVLDAETGKVLGRVEQIWLDKDQHQVFGLTYRSWHWDKTLQSLPWEDVEAVDEIGIWVTVSDDSLFVVQPTLSVDYQLGDPIRDCSGKNVGHLVDYRFNAKTGKVLDYLWLHNEDDNSCKVLQKMLPTAYQEGRLWLIHQDDIERTIPPPSTSNHHGSLSLNRSITHLLPDIAIGNEMNRSLDSYIPCLQTTG
- a CDS encoding HAMP domain-containing sensor histidine kinase, translating into MARILLLFARSANSKFVSEKLSERHEVISVSSEEKHSSHELLQEFFDLCIVDGQMLEQLWQPIADFRSAQQPVLLPVLLIVGQGKVSTIKPQYWQVIEEIVTAPIEIAALQVRVETLLRTRQFSIELQQANAQLRQANEELQELNRLKSQFVSMVSHEFRNPLGAISGYIQLLEGRGNTLSTEKTQDFFQHIRDSLKRLTSLVDDVLVMGRVGVGKLTYEPEALDLELFCRRLIEEVKYSSTQSCRLEFEVKNACDTSQSLVIDQKLLRYILGNLLTNAIKYSPDGDEVQLRLAYLESQIEFQVQDSGIGIPWEDQQHLFEPFYRAANVGRLPGSGLGLAIVKQCVELHNGHIEVSSAVDQGTNMTVRLPLRTSPNG